Genomic DNA from Desulfovibrio sp. JC022:
GAATATGAATTCAACAAAGCCATGAGCCTTGATGAACTGAACGTGCGCGTCAATTTCGGACTGGGGCTGACCTACCTTGACCGGGGAGAAGTGGATAGAGCTGACAATATCTTCAGAAGACTGGTCTGCCTTGATTCCAGCTATGAGCCGCAGCACAAACATCTGTTCAATGAATTCGGGATATCTCTGCGCAAAAACGGCATGCTTCAGCAGGCCCTTGAATACTACCTGAAAGCTACGGAACTGGTTGAAAAAGACGAAAACCTGCATCTGAACATAGCCCGAGCCCACTTTGAACTTGGTGACCTCAAACCCTGTCTTGAACACCTCCGGCAGGCATTGCGACTTAACAAAAAGCTGGAAGAAGCATGTCTCTTTCTGAACTTCCTTAAGGGTAAAGGTTTTATCGAGGAATGCACTCTGGATCAGGTAATTGCAAAAACAGCTGACGATAAAAATGTTTTGGACTCCCTGCTCAAAAACAGTCTTGCCTCTGAAAACAGCCACTCCAAAAAAAAATCGGCAACAGAAGCTGCTACCGATTTTGCGGTTGAAGACCTGAACTTTTAACGACAAAGGAAAATCATTCTTTGCACTGCTCAATCCATTTATCCTGAATCTCTCCAATAGTGCCCCGATCCTTCAGCACGGTAAAAGCATCCTGCCAAATTCTGAGATTTCCCGGATCAGTATTCTTTGAAAATGCAAGATAAAGCTTAACACTACGAAAAGTAAAAATCGGAATTGCTCTTTTGCGCAATTCTTCATTAGAAGCAAGAAATCCCGGCACACCGATATTTGATGTAGCCACCAGCTCAACCCTGCCCCGCAAAAGTTTTTTGAAATTTGTATCCTGAGAATCCATGACTTCAAGATTAGTAAAACCTTTGCTCTTCAAAAACTGCGCCCGAGCATCATTGCGATAAACCCCAATGCCGGAAACCTTTTTTGCATCTTCCAATGTCTTAACTTCATCCTTCATTCCCTTCAAACCATAAAAGACCCACTTGTAGCAGGCGATGGGCCCCACCCAGTGAAACTTGCTCTCACGTTCCTTTGTTCTGGCTGTAGAAAAAAGTAATATATCAGATTGATTAAGAAGATATCTATATCCCCGTGCCCAAGGCATAACTTCAATGGACGTATCGCAACCGATTTCTCTTTTTAATGCTTCGACAATTTCTACCCCGAAACCGGTGATCCGACCTTGATCCTCAATAGTTGAGGGATGACTGATTTCAGTGATTATCCTAAGTTCACAATCCTTTGCCAACCCGGAACCTGCCGGGAGTAAAAGACTCAGAACCAAAGTTAAAAAAAACAAATAACGTTTTACCATGAAAAGCCTACCCCTTTCCTAATTTGGACAACGCAACAAGCAGTTCTTACACTATACCCCGATTAAACCCCAAAAACAATAAGACAAAAAAAAACGGAAGCAGTTTGATCCTGCTTCCGGCTTAAAATTTTCCGGCTGCGGCCGGATTTTTTTTGGAAAACTTATTTATTGGTCCATTCAGCCATGAAATCTTCAGGACCGACCACCTTATACCCACGTTCCTGAAGTGCTGCCACAATGAGGGAAGCATCTTCGGTATCCACCCGCACGACAACCATTCTACGGTTGTTATGGTGAAAAAGTCCGGTACTGATGATGTTGTACTTCATGTTGGAAATGATCCCGGCCACTTCATAAAGCACCCCGGTAC
This window encodes:
- a CDS encoding ABC transporter substrate-binding protein — encoded protein: MVKRYLFFLTLVLSLLLPAGSGLAKDCELRIITEISHPSTIEDQGRITGFGVEIVEALKREIGCDTSIEVMPWARGYRYLLNQSDILLFSTARTKERESKFHWVGPIACYKWVFYGLKGMKDEVKTLEDAKKVSGIGVYRNDARAQFLKSKGFTNLEVMDSQDTNFKKLLRGRVELVATSNIGVPGFLASNEELRKRAIPIFTFRSVKLYLAFSKNTDPGNLRIWQDAFTVLKDRGTIGEIQDKWIEQCKE